A single region of the Oceanispirochaeta sp. M1 genome encodes:
- a CDS encoding AraC family transcriptional regulator: MISKPYNVYYCKKQNCRPGHEVGLMTRDHFLIHFVIKGCGVFQTERKTYTISEGQCFIIFPNSPAGYKADEKNPWSYSWIGFNGPDLMNTFSSWGLTADSPVLTFDESCRAFYYIDEIIENQNNYPGSQWRIMGNLLKIIGELERFATSDNPTDIDDHIRKSLLFIEKNYTQPIGVSDIVSDVCLERSYFSNLFKNKMGKNPRDYLQKYRMSKAMDLLISTSYSIEIVARSVGFKDPLHFSRNFKKYTGNTPTEFRKKRH; encoded by the coding sequence ATGATTAGTAAGCCCTATAATGTGTATTACTGTAAGAAACAGAATTGCAGGCCCGGCCATGAGGTAGGCCTTATGACAAGGGACCATTTTCTGATTCATTTTGTTATAAAGGGATGCGGCGTTTTCCAGACAGAAAGAAAAACCTATACAATTTCCGAAGGTCAGTGTTTTATTATATTCCCCAATTCTCCGGCCGGCTATAAGGCTGATGAGAAGAATCCATGGAGTTATTCCTGGATTGGTTTTAATGGTCCCGATCTTATGAATACTTTTTCCAGCTGGGGACTGACAGCAGATTCACCGGTACTGACCTTCGACGAGAGCTGTCGGGCATTCTATTATATCGATGAAATTATTGAGAACCAGAATAATTACCCGGGTTCCCAATGGCGTATTATGGGAAATCTTTTAAAGATAATAGGTGAGCTTGAAAGATTTGCCACGTCGGACAATCCTACCGACATAGATGACCATATACGGAAATCGCTTCTGTTTATCGAAAAAAATTATACACAACCTATTGGAGTCTCGGATATTGTATCCGATGTATGTCTCGAACGCAGTTATTTTTCCAATTTGTTCAAAAATAAAATGGGTAAAAATCCAAGAGATTATCTGCAGAAGTACAGAATGAGCAAAGCAATGGATCTCTTAATATCCACTTCGTACAGCATTGAAATCGTAGCCCGTTCCGTAGGATTTAAAGATCCACTCCATTTCAGCAGGAATTTTAAAAAATATACCGGAAATACTCCGACAGAGTTCAGGAAAAAAAGACATTAA